The window AGGTAATCACTGCGATATCGCTGTTCGCAGTTTTGCCATAATCGTTGGTGCTTCCTGTAATTTTGGTATCAAATCCGTTCAACGAGGCGGTTTGCATCAAATCCATGGCCTTTCCTTCGGCATAACCTTCTTTGATATCCAATAAAACAACTTCTGACGCAAAATTTTTCATCGCTATGTATTCAGCGCAGCTTGCTCCCACTGCACCAGCTCCAACTACGGTAACTTTCATGTGTATAGATTTAAATTTTAGTCCTCAAAAATAAGGCATTTGCATCAGAAAAAAGCTGACTTTTACCAGTTTTAGGGGCTTCTTTTGTACAAATGGCAGCTTGTTCCCATCAATTTGGATTGTCTACTCCAACATGACCTACATCATTGTCCAAAACCAAATGCAATTATTTTCCATTTTTCATACAATACATTGTCACAAACCAACGTTCTAATAGTCCCAAATTTAACGTAACCTACTTGACCTATGAAAAAGCTCTTTTCATTGTTGTCGATTGTTGGCATCATCGCCATCAGCAACTGTACTCGCGTACCCGAGAACCACGACCCTATCTTGGGCATCTGGTCAAAAACTGAATCTGCTACCCTTGAAGGCAAGGGAACCAACACTACTCGCGAAGAGTGGATTTTTAACGATGTTTATTTAGGTAGGTACCAGACCTACTCCAATTCCAAATTGACTTTTTACACCGATTTTAAATGGTCCGAAGAAAACGGGACCTACACCATTATATATGGCGATCCCCAAGTGAAAGACATCACTGTAAGCTTGGAAAAAGCCAAAAAACCAGAAATCTTAACCTTGGACAATGGCTCGGTCTTCGCCACCAGGGAGTAACGTGAAGGCTACATATATGAAAATAGGAGGCCCCGGGAGCGGGGCCTTCTTTATTTTTGGTCGGTCAGTTGGGTTGCTCGTTACCTAAATCCAAAGTTGACACCAAAGGTGAAGGTGCTGAATTCGGCAATATTGTATTCGGCATTCAGCCTAAAAAAGCCCAATTTTATCTTGGTACCCAGATTGGCGTTAACGCCACTTGCGTTTTGCGACACCGAAAAAGGGTCTGTTACGGTTTCGGTGAAGAAAGGTCCATTTGCCTCGTAGGTTCCCAATAAATCGATGTCCGATTTTCCCGTAATGTAACCCAATCCTCCATAAAAATTGATGACAGGAATATTTTTGGTGGAAACCACAGCGCTAAAGTTCCAAGTTCTAAAGGAAGCATCTAGGCGCTGGTCACTCCCCTGAATGGTAGAAGAGTCAGTAAAATCATATTCACCGTTCAAATTGGTATAGCCGATAACCGCAGAAATGGCCACAGGCAACACTTTGTCTGCCGGTAGCATCTTGGTGAAATCGTACTGCAAACCTGCACCGAACAATCCTATTTTGGCATCGTCCTCAAATTTGATCTGTGGCAGAAAGCGTGCTTTTACCTCTAACCCTTTGACCAAACCTACGCTGGCCTGAAGATATCCCGAAGGGATGAAATTGAGATTTTCACCTGCAAGTCCCGATGGAAGTTCAAATTCCTCCCGGAACAAACCACTTTCATCTTCTACGAACACATCGACTCCATCAATGTCGCCCAAAGCGGTAGACACTAGTCGAGGTTGGCCGGGGCTGCTCACAAAATCAAGGTTTTCATAATCCGCTGGATCTAAAAGGAATGCTTTTTTGTCGTCCTTATTTTTAAATCCGGTCAGGTTTCCAACTAGGGAAATTTCAAAACCTCCCAAGGGCTTTGCATCTGCAGTATTGTACCATCCGGTGGAAATACTGTAAAGGGTTCCTTCGGAAACGGGCGATAGATAGGCATTGGCAAATCGTTCAGCATCTGCCACGCCCGATACGAAAATATCGTTTAGATCCTGGGCCTTTGCCATGGTCATGGAAACCAGTGCTAAGCCTAATACTATTCTTTTCATATGATTGAAGTTTTGACCAAAACTAAAAAACTCGCCTTTGTGGGGCGAGTTTTTGTTGTGAAATCTAGGTTATTTATACGTCTATATTGGCATAGACGGCATTTTTCTCGATAAATTCACGTCTTGGCGGCACTTCATCTCCCATCAACATGGAGAAAATACGGTCGGATTCCGTTGCATTGTCAATCTGTACCTGACGTAATTTTCTAAAATCTGGATTCATGGTGGTATCCCAAAGCTGCTCGGCATTCATCTCACCAAGACCCTTGTATCGTTGGATGCTTGCCCCACCACCCATTTCTGCATTGATGGCGTCCCGCTCCTTATCGTTCCACGCATAGCGCTTTTTTGCTCCTTTTTTCACCAAATACAATGGCGGAGTCGCAATATAAACGTGCCCTCCTTCTATCAACTCCCTCATATAACGGAAGAAGAAGGTCAAAATAAGGGTTTCAATGTGGCTACCATCGACATCCGCATCACACATGATGACTACTTTATGGTAACGCAGCTTGTCCAAGTTCAGGGCCTTGCTATCTTCCTCTGTTCCGATGGTAACTCCCAACGCGGTATAGATATTTTTGATTTCCTCATTTTCAAACACCTTGTGCTGCATGGCTTTTTCCACATTCAGGATTTTACCTCGCAATGGAAGAATCGCTTGAAAATTCCGATCTCGACCTTGTTTGGCCGTTCCACCTGCGGAATCTCCCTCTACCAGGAATACTTCGCATTTGGTCGGGTCTTGCTCGGAGCAGTCGGATAGCTTTCCTGGCAAACCGCCTACGCTCATCGGGTTCTTTCGCTGAACCATTTCACGGGCCTTGGCAGCAGCATGTCTTGCCTGTGCGGCCAGTTTTACTTTTTCCACGATTTGTTTGGCGTCATCTGGATTCTCTTCCAAATAATCGGTCAACATCTCGGAAACAGCCTGACTCACGGCGCTGGTCACCTCTCGGTTACCCAATTTGGTCTTGGTCTGACCCTCGAACTGAGGCTCTGCCACTTTTACCGAAACAATAGCGGTAAGTCCTTCCCGGAAATCATCCCCGGAAATTTCAAACTTAAGCTTGTCCAACATCCCGGAGTTGTCCGCGTACTTTTTCAAAGTTGTGGTCAATCCCCTCCTAAAACCTGATAGGTGCGTACCCCCCTCGTGGGTATTGATGTTGTTCACATAGGAGTGCAAGTTTTCGGTGTAACCGGTATTGTAGACCATGGCCACTTCTACAGGGATGCCGTTCTTTTCGCCTTCCATGGATATCACACTTTGGATCAAAGGCTCACGAGTGCCGTCCAAAAACTTGATAAATTCCTTTAAACCTTCATCGGAATGGAATGTTTCGGAAATGAACTCTCCTTTTTCGTCCTTGCGCCTTTTATCGGTCAAGGTTATGGTCACCCCTTTGTTAAGGTATGATAGTTCCCTCATCCTGTTGGCAAGGGTTTCGTAACTATATTCTGTGGTTTGGGTAAATATGGTATTATCGGGAATAAAGGTGACAATGGTACCCGTTTCGGAGCTTTCGCCCACACTTTTTACCGGATAAAGGGTTTTTCCCCTTTCATATTCCTGTTCCCAAATTTTCCCATCGCGGTAAACGGTAGCTTTTAAATGGGAGGACAGGGCATTCACACAAGAAACACCCACACCGTGAAGTCCACCAGAGACTTTATAAGAATCCTTATCGAACTTACCCCCTGCACCAATTTTGGTCATGACCACCTCCAGGGCGGAAACACCTTCCTTTTTGTGCAGGTCTACGGGGATTCCCCTTCCGTTATCTTTTGTGGTTATGGAGTTGTCTTCGTTGATGATCACATCAATCCTATCACAGTGGCCCGCCATGGCCTCATCAATGGAGTTATCCACTACTTCGTACACCAAATGGTGCAATCCACGGACCCCTACATCTCCAATATACATGGAAGGTCTCATACGTACGTGCTCCATCCCCTCAAGGGCCTGGATACTATCCGCCGAGTACTGTTTCTTGTTCGCTTCTTCGCTCATATATTTATCGGTATTTGGCTCAAAATTTCAAATCTTACAAATATAGTGAATAGCCAGTAGAAATAGGCGATTGAAGCCTCTTGGACCATCTAAGTTATCAACAAAAACCTGTGGAAAACACAGTTCTTTTCCTCCTTAATTTCCATATTCAGTGATTTCTATAAAAACCACATCCTTTTTAAGTTTTGTTTAGGTGAAACAACGTACTTACTGCGTCGATTTGAACAGTGCTAAATATGCTTTTACAATTTTCAATAAAAAATCATCGAGCATTGAAAAAAGTTATACTTTCGGACCTTTAATCCTAAATTTTACATGATGAAAAAAACAATTTTTATGATTGCTGTGGCAATCGGGTTTACCTTTACAAGTAACGCACAAGATGGAACCCAGACCGACAAAGGCAGCTGGTTGATAGAAGCCAATACAGGTTTTGGCGGTGGGGATACCGGTGTTGCACACACGGCCAATACCGGTTTTGGACTTGTTAGCATTGACGACCTTACCATTTGGAGCATTGGGGCCGAAGGTGGATATTTTATTGCGGATAACTTAGCTGCCAAGGTTGGACTTGGGTACTCCGATTTTGATGGAACAAGCATTTTCTCATACAAATTGGGTGCTAAATATTACATCATCAATACCATCCCCGTTCAATTGGATGTTACCGGAGCCAGCCTGCAAGATGCAACCGAAAATCCCCTATGGTTGGGATTCCAAGGAGGTTACGCCATCTTTATTGGCGATATGGTTAGCATTGAGCCCGGTTTGCGCTATAACCTGAGCCTTAACGAGGATTTTACAGAAGAGGGCATGTTTGAATTCCGTATAGGTTTTGCACTTCACTTCTAGTTAGATCACAACATTTTTGATGCAACTAAAAAGCCCCTTGAATAAGGGGCTTTTCGGACTAATTAAAAATGAAACAAATGTTAGATTTACTGCTTCATATCGTTGGTTGGTAAAGGGGGCTATTTCACATATGCATCGGTATGAACCTTAGCCACTGCTCTTCCCGATGGATCATTCATGTTTTTAAACGCTTCGTCCCACTCCAGGGCAATCTTGGTACTGCAGGCTACCGATGGTTCCTGTGGAACGCTCAATGCCGCAGCATCCGAAGGGAAATGGCTTTCAAAAATGGAACGATAATAATATTCTTCCTTTGATGTCGGTGTTTGAATTGGAAACTTGAAATGGGCGTTTTGCAACTGCTCATCCGAAATCTCCTCCTCCACCAAAGCTTTTAAGGTATCTATCCAACTATATCCAACGCCATCCGAAAACTGCTCTTTCTGTCTCCATACCACACTTTCTGGCAAATAGTCCTCAAAAGCCTTGCGCACCACCCATTTTTCCATGCGTTCTCCATTGATCATTTTATCTTTTGGGTTGATGCTCATTGCTACATCCATAAACTCTTTATCCAAGAAAGGCACTCGGCCTTCTATGCCCCAAGCGGCCAAAGATTTGTTGGCTCGGAGACAGTCGTACATATGAAGTTTATCCAATTTCCGAACGGTCTCCTCATGAAAATCCTTTGGGCTTGGCGCCTTATGGAAGTAAAGATATCCTCCAAAAAGTTCATCTGCTCCTTCCCCGGATAAGACCATCTTTATACCCATGGATTTAATGACCCTTGCCATTAAATACATTGGTGTCGAGGCTCTTATTGTCGTAATATCGTAAGTTTCTAGATTATATACAACATCTTTTATGGCATCTAGTCCTTCTTGGATGGTAAATTTAATCTCATGGTGCACGGTTCCTATATGGTCTGCCACCTTTTGGGCGGCAGCTAAATCCGGGGAACCTTCCAGTCCCACGGAGAACGAATGGAGTTGTGGCCACCATGCATCGGCAGTGTCACCAGACTCGATTCGTTTTTGGGAATATTTTTTGGCAATGGCCGATGTTACCGAAGAATCCAAGCCTCCAGACAACAATACACCGTAAGGCACATCGGACATTAACTGACGATGCACCGCAGCTTCCAAGGCATCCTTGATTTTTTGGATACTGGTTTCATTCTCCTTAACCGCATCATATTCCATCCAATCGCGTTTGTACCATCTCACAAATTCCCCATCGGAACTGTGCAGATAGTGTCCCGGAGGGAACAACTGTATCTTGGAGCAGGTGCCTTCCAGGGCCTTTAGCTCGGAGGCAACGTAAAATGTACCGTTCTTATCCCATCCAATATATAGGGGAATGATGCCCATATGGTCGCGGGCAATAAAATATTCGTCCTTTTCGGAATCATAAATGGCAAAACCAAAAATTCCGTTCATTTCATCGATGAAGTGAACACCTTTTTCTTTGTAAAGGGCCAAAATTACTTCGCAATCCGACTGGGTCCTGAATTGATATTCTCCTTCGAACTGTTTTCTCAACTCTTGATGGTTATAGATTTCACCATTGGCGGCCAACACCAATTTCCCGTCCGCGCTCAATAGCGGCTGCTTACCCGAAGCCGGGTCCACAATAGCCAATCGCTCATGGGCCAAAATGGCTTTTTCATCAGAGTAAATCCCACTCCAATCTGGCCCACGGTGTCTAACCTTCTTCGACATCTCCAACAATTGGGGCCTAAGCACTTCCGTACTTTCCTTCACATCAAATGCGCATACAATTCCACACATATCATTATAATTTATAACAATTTTAAAACAAAAATGAATTTTAACATTAAAAAACAAAAGTATATATCCAATTTGGCTTATATTATTATATATTAAACTGCCTATTTATTATTAATTGTAATTCATATTTGCTTTTATGCTTTTATTCCGAACGCATTGTAAGGTTGCTTAATTTTCTCGTCTGTATATTTGAATATCATTTAATCAACTCCTTAAACTAGGAACTTAAATCACAATCATGAAGAAATTAACCGTATTATTAGTAGTGCTCTGCACCAGTTTGGTATTTACCACTGATGCCACGGCACAGAAATTTAGCGGATTGGACAAAAGTCCGGCCGATATTGCCTATTACCCAGCAAGTTCAAGGGAAGCTAACAAAATGGCACGTGTTATTTACAGCCGTCCACAATTAAAGGGACGTAGTCTTGCCGAATTGGCCCCTGTGGGAAAGGTTTGGAGAACCGGAGCCAATGAGGCCACCGAAATCACATTTTATACAGATGCCATGATCGGGGGAAAAACCATCAAGGCAGGTTCTTATTCCTTGTTCACCATACCTGGGGAAGATGAATGGACCGTTATCTTGAACAACAACCTACACCAATGGGGTGCTTACTCCTATGATAGCGATGCCGATGTGGTACGCGCTATGGCCACCCCTTCCATGGACAGTGAGGAATTGGAAGCCTTCGGAATTGCTTTTGATGACGATGGCAACTTGGTTATGGGATGGGGAACACAAGAGTTACCTTGCCTATCAGTTACTAATCTAGTAGGATATCAAATCAGAAAAGCCCCAATCTGGGGCTTTTTTTATTGTTCTTTCTTAAGAAAGTTCTCCTATTTCTTCTGAACTCCTCCCAAGAAAACCTGCTCAGCGGTTACGTTGGGAATCTCTTCCGATGGAATGGTCATCAAATCATCGCTCAACACCACAAAGTCCGCGAATTTCCCTGGTTCAATGCTTCCTTTTTCATCCTCCTCAAAATTGGAATAGGCCGCCCAAATCGTCATTCCCTTCAAGGTTTCTTCCCTGCTCAAGGCATTTTCCATTTGAAAACCACCTTCGGGATATTGCTCCAAATCTTGACGGGCCACCGCTGCGTAAAAGGTTAAAAATGGACTCACTTGTTCCACCGGAAAATCGGTTCCCAAGGCTACCAGTCCGGCTTTGTCGAGCAAATCCTTAAAGGCGTAGGCTCCTTTAACGCGTTCCTCGCCCAATCTATCCTCAGCCCAATACATATCGCTGGTAGCGTGGGTAGGTTGCACGGAGGGTATGATTCCATTTTCAAAATAATCAAAATCGGAGGGCGTAATCACCTGGGCATGTTCCACTTTCCATCTACGGTCGCTTTTGCCCTCCAAGGCTTTTTTGTAGGCACGAAGCACCACGATATTGGCAGAATCGCCAATGGCATGGGTATTCATCTGGTAATCGGTGGCCGCAATGCGCTCTGCCAAGGCTTCAATTTGATCTACCGGGGTGACCATCGCCCCAAAATGTCCCGGTTTATCGGAATATGGCGCTCTCAAGGCCGCTCCCCGTGAACCCAAGGCCCCATCGCCATACACTTTTACGGAACGAACATTCAATTCATCGGTTTTAATAATGCCTTTGTTCAGGAAATAATCCAGATTTTCTGGATAGTTGGATACCATGGCGTACACCCGAATCGACAATTCATCGGCTTGCTGTAAACTATCGATAAGCTCGATGATATCCCGGGGCAAACCTGCATCGTTTACGGTGGTCAGTCCGTAGTCCAACGATATTTTCTCAGCATCTTTTAGTGCCTGTATTTTTTGTTCCAAGCTGGCTTCGGGAATCACCCTATCCACCAAAGCCATGGGGTTATCCACCAATACACCAGTAATCAGACCATTTTCTTTTACAATTTCCCCGCCTTCGGTTTGGGTCTCGGTCGTAATCCCAGCCATATCCAATGCTTTTTGATTGACCAAATAGGCATGACCATCAACACGCTCCAGCGCTACGGGAGTGTCCGGGAACAATTCATCCAACTTATCCTTGGTCGGGAATTCTTTCACTTCCCAATCGTTTTGGTCCCAACCCCTACCTCGGATAAAATTTGAAGGCCGTTCTTTTTGAAATGCCACAACCCGTTCCACAACTTCGTCAAAGCTTTGCGTACCCACCAAATCCACTACTTGTTGGTTTTGTCCCAATCCATAAAAATGGCAATGGGCATCAATAAGGCCTGGAACTATGGTCTTGCCTTCGGCGTCCAATTGTTCGGCAGCATCATATTTTTGTGTAATTTCTTCGGAATCACCTACAGCAACAAACTTTCCATCCTTGACGGCAAAGCTGTTTATTTTAGAAAAATTGGCATCTACGGTGTAGATATTTGCGTTGGTGACAATCAGGTCCACCTCTTCTTTGGTCTTACATGAAAAGAGTAGAGGAATAACAAACAGCAGTGTAAATTTTTTCATTGTTCTGGGATTAGTTTTTTACCATCCCATAAAAATACCGTTTCTTTTTCAAATGACTTAAATTCACTTGCCTGTGTCAAATCCAAAAAACCTTGTACAACTTTATCTTTTACACCAAACTTTTCATTTGGAAATCGGTATTGATAATAATGTAACTCATCACCTAAGTTCATGGTTGTTAAAGTTGGTAACCAATCGATTGACCCGTCAGACATTTCTAGAAAATAGTATGAGGTTAAAGAATCTCCGCAGTTTGAAAAAAGATGGTCTACAAGAATGACTCTTTCAACGCCATTTATTCCTGGAGATTCGTTTATCCAAACATAAAAATCAGAATAATGCAATTCGGAAATTGGAAAACTGCCTATTTCATTGATAGTGTCCTGCTCTTTCAAAAGATAAACCGAATGTTCCTCTTTATTGTAAGTTAGGGTTGAATCTGGTAAATACCCATATTTTTCGAAATCATAAGAAGCTACAGAATATGATTCAGAAGAATAAAAATTAGATCCGTGCTGTGGATGCGGATAAGCTTGTGCATTTAACGATAAAAAAGCGCCCAAAAGAATAATACATGCAACAAATAACCTCATGGTTAAAATACTTTAACCTCTAAAATAGGTTATCAAATTGTTTTTATCTTCACCAATTGATCAATGCCCCTTCTGATCTGATGGATGACCTGTTTGAATTGACGGATAACTAATTATCCTCAAACTTTGTCATCACAAACTCTACCCGACGGTTCTTTCTTCGGGCTTCGTCGGTTAAGGTAGTGTCCAAAGGTTTACTATCTCCGTACCCTTTGGATGTAATCCGATTTTTGTCCAGTCCAAGATCAATCAGATACTGCGCTACGCTACTCGCCCGCTCCCGTGAAAGGATATCATTGTAGGCATCGGAACCTAAATCATCGGTATGTCCGCTAATGGCGACCTTTAATTCAGGATTTTTCATCAAATATTCATAAATATCCCGAAGGCTTTGCTCCGCTTTGGGCTGCAAATCGAAACGGTCAAAGTTGAAGTTAACGTGGTCCAGCACATATACCTCGTCTGTTTGGTATTCTGGACCAAGGTAGGTCAATGAGATATCGTCTAGATAGTAGTAGGCATAGCCCTCGTTCGGTTGAGATGCATCGGTATTGTCCAAGTAATTGGTCCCGACATTACTTTTGAAATTTCCCAAAATCAGATAGCGTTCAAAACCCTTGGCTACCATGTCAAAACTGAGTTCCATCCATTGTTGTTTATCCTGATAGTACCCTGTGACCGGAAACTGTTTGATGGGAGTGGTTTGGACAGTAGATGCCAAAAGTTCACCTTGGGAAAGTTCGCGTTTGGTATGTACGGAAAGTAATTTTTCAGCAAATACAGCTCCCATATCCATTACGGCTCCATCTGATTTTTCCGAAAGACTGATGTACAAGGTGAGTCTGTACCGACTTCCTTTTTGAAGAGTTTCCGTTAGGGGAACCTGGATATATTCCCGGTAATCTCTCGGCGCGTACAGGTACATTCCAGCGTATCCTGCTCCCTCATAAGGCTCCTGCCTTCCTTTAAAGTTCATGGGAACGCCCAACTTGGTACGACTACATTCGTTAAAATAATCTGTGGTTCCCAAGGTTGGGGCGCTCCAATACTCGGCATCCTTGTTAAGATTGCTCATTTTAACGGGACAGGATACATAGTCCTCAAATCCACCATTCTGCACCAAATTCTGGCCAAACCCCAACGAGAAACTCGTTAAAACAAGGTATAAAAATAGGTTTTGTAATGGTCGTGGTTGCATGGTTTCCGTTTCAATAGGAACGGTCAACTACTGAGCAATCAATAAATTGACCGAAAATAATGAACGGTATTTTTAACAATTTATTGCGTATTTCCCTACAGGTTAGAAATCAAACTTGTAGGACACACCTGCCAAAGCCTGGAACCCTTGTACCCTAAAATTGGCCCAACGCTGATAATTGTTGTTGGCGATATTGGAAGCCTTCACGAAAATGGAAAGCTGGTCGTTGAATCGATATCCTACGTGTGCATTGGCATCAAAAAATCCATCGAGGGTGACTTGATCGAATTGCAATTGAGAATTAAGCGGGTCAATTTGGGACAATAAATCTTCCCTTTCGCCCACATAAAACAAATTGGCCCCCATATACCACTGTTCGCTAATTTGGTAGTCCATAAAAACGGAGCCTTTAATAGAAGGCAAGTTCCACGCAGGA is drawn from Flagellimonas sp. MMG031 and contains these coding sequences:
- a CDS encoding OmpA family protein, which codes for MQPRPLQNLFLYLVLTSFSLGFGQNLVQNGGFEDYVSCPVKMSNLNKDAEYWSAPTLGTTDYFNECSRTKLGVPMNFKGRQEPYEGAGYAGMYLYAPRDYREYIQVPLTETLQKGSRYRLTLYISLSEKSDGAVMDMGAVFAEKLLSVHTKRELSQGELLASTVQTTPIKQFPVTGYYQDKQQWMELSFDMVAKGFERYLILGNFKSNVGTNYLDNTDASQPNEGYAYYYLDDISLTYLGPEYQTDEVYVLDHVNFNFDRFDLQPKAEQSLRDIYEYLMKNPELKVAISGHTDDLGSDAYNDILSRERASSVAQYLIDLGLDKNRITSKGYGDSKPLDTTLTDEARRKNRRVEFVMTKFEDN
- a CDS encoding DUF6588 family protein: MKRIVLGLALVSMTMAKAQDLNDIFVSGVADAERFANAYLSPVSEGTLYSISTGWYNTADAKPLGGFEISLVGNLTGFKNKDDKKAFLLDPADYENLDFVSSPGQPRLVSTALGDIDGVDVFVEDESGLFREEFELPSGLAGENLNFIPSGYLQASVGLVKGLEVKARFLPQIKFEDDAKIGLFGAGLQYDFTKMLPADKVLPVAISAVIGYTNLNGEYDFTDSSTIQGSDQRLDASFRTWNFSAVVSTKNIPVINFYGGLGYITGKSDIDLLGTYEANGPFFTETVTDPFSVSQNASGVNANLGTKIKLGFFRLNAEYNIAEFSTFTFGVNFGFR
- the asnB gene encoding asparagine synthase B; the encoded protein is MCGIVCAFDVKESTEVLRPQLLEMSKKVRHRGPDWSGIYSDEKAILAHERLAIVDPASGKQPLLSADGKLVLAANGEIYNHQELRKQFEGEYQFRTQSDCEVILALYKEKGVHFIDEMNGIFGFAIYDSEKDEYFIARDHMGIIPLYIGWDKNGTFYVASELKALEGTCSKIQLFPPGHYLHSSDGEFVRWYKRDWMEYDAVKENETSIQKIKDALEAAVHRQLMSDVPYGVLLSGGLDSSVTSAIAKKYSQKRIESGDTADAWWPQLHSFSVGLEGSPDLAAAQKVADHIGTVHHEIKFTIQEGLDAIKDVVYNLETYDITTIRASTPMYLMARVIKSMGIKMVLSGEGADELFGGYLYFHKAPSPKDFHEETVRKLDKLHMYDCLRANKSLAAWGIEGRVPFLDKEFMDVAMSINPKDKMINGERMEKWVVRKAFEDYLPESVVWRQKEQFSDGVGYSWIDTLKALVEEEISDEQLQNAHFKFPIQTPTSKEEYYYRSIFESHFPSDAAALSVPQEPSVACSTKIALEWDEAFKNMNDPSGRAVAKVHTDAYVK
- the gyrB gene encoding DNA topoisomerase (ATP-hydrolyzing) subunit B, yielding MSEEANKKQYSADSIQALEGMEHVRMRPSMYIGDVGVRGLHHLVYEVVDNSIDEAMAGHCDRIDVIINEDNSITTKDNGRGIPVDLHKKEGVSALEVVMTKIGAGGKFDKDSYKVSGGLHGVGVSCVNALSSHLKATVYRDGKIWEQEYERGKTLYPVKSVGESSETGTIVTFIPDNTIFTQTTEYSYETLANRMRELSYLNKGVTITLTDKRRKDEKGEFISETFHSDEGLKEFIKFLDGTREPLIQSVISMEGEKNGIPVEVAMVYNTGYTENLHSYVNNINTHEGGTHLSGFRRGLTTTLKKYADNSGMLDKLKFEISGDDFREGLTAIVSVKVAEPQFEGQTKTKLGNREVTSAVSQAVSEMLTDYLEENPDDAKQIVEKVKLAAQARHAAAKAREMVQRKNPMSVGGLPGKLSDCSEQDPTKCEVFLVEGDSAGGTAKQGRDRNFQAILPLRGKILNVEKAMQHKVFENEEIKNIYTALGVTIGTEEDSKALNLDKLRYHKVVIMCDADVDGSHIETLILTFFFRYMRELIEGGHVYIATPPLYLVKKGAKKRYAWNDKERDAINAEMGGGASIQRYKGLGEMNAEQLWDTTMNPDFRKLRQVQIDNATESDRIFSMLMGDEVPPRREFIEKNAVYANIDV
- a CDS encoding amidohydrolase, translated to MKKFTLLFVIPLLFSCKTKEEVDLIVTNANIYTVDANFSKINSFAVKDGKFVAVGDSEEITQKYDAAEQLDAEGKTIVPGLIDAHCHFYGLGQNQQVVDLVGTQSFDEVVERVVAFQKERPSNFIRGRGWDQNDWEVKEFPTKDKLDELFPDTPVALERVDGHAYLVNQKALDMAGITTETQTEGGEIVKENGLITGVLVDNPMALVDRVIPEASLEQKIQALKDAEKISLDYGLTTVNDAGLPRDIIELIDSLQQADELSIRVYAMVSNYPENLDYFLNKGIIKTDELNVRSVKVYGDGALGSRGAALRAPYSDKPGHFGAMVTPVDQIEALAERIAATDYQMNTHAIGDSANIVVLRAYKKALEGKSDRRWKVEHAQVITPSDFDYFENGIIPSVQPTHATSDMYWAEDRLGEERVKGAYAFKDLLDKAGLVALGTDFPVEQVSPFLTFYAAVARQDLEQYPEGGFQMENALSREETLKGMTIWAAYSNFEEDEKGSIEPGKFADFVVLSDDLMTIPSEEIPNVTAEQVFLGGVQKK
- a CDS encoding DUF2911 domain-containing protein, with amino-acid sequence MKKLTVLLVVLCTSLVFTTDATAQKFSGLDKSPADIAYYPASSREANKMARVIYSRPQLKGRSLAELAPVGKVWRTGANEATEITFYTDAMIGGKTIKAGSYSLFTIPGEDEWTVILNNNLHQWGAYSYDSDADVVRAMATPSMDSEELEAFGIAFDDDGNLVMGWGTQELPCLSVTNLVGYQIRKAPIWGFFYCSFLRKFSYFF